The Bradysia coprophila strain Holo2 chromosome IV unlocalized genomic scaffold, BU_Bcop_v1 contig_81, whole genome shotgun sequence genome has a window encoding:
- the LOC119072214 gene encoding uncharacterized protein LOC119072214 isoform X3: MSVAQPFVYLIRVVVVREIGCFFIKLSVDESLCSDKCEQSRSKTIDIFVNHSNLYVCEKNQMVLVVSSKRYDLKSQVFSELEVLRFVPILSMFICEKNVDGNKRSLVNKRSTLSQIHASKIIIELQFHVVAHGLASCSTVFQCSIMTEKLIFDYKLVHSSITMQLVYASTAWLTSPFLCFKVIVCNNRLPKTINGVEQWSFYGFNFGQLQSVQRKPEFTILTLCVSIVKHHRVFHISIVCSIKVSFRALVSASHNGSSNHSSSSLSVSKAERVGSCKADRSAGFIHLAVIVPTAVSSYYCGQLQTVNGVSMCEQLAECFSTCLWNMSSLQHRSLENEALHGIRKRLSKRFISRRAKPAIMYNKNAANFVDWITELSKAQQSALRELNPTTAFLSNRVRIYFETNVQPDR; this comes from the exons ATGTCGGTTGCTCAaccgtttgtttatttaattcgcGTTGTAGTTGTGAGAGAAATCGGctgtttttttatcaaattatcggTCGATGAAAGTTTATGTTCCGACAAGTGCGAACAATCGCGTTCTAAGACAATAGACATTTTTgtgaatcattcaaatttgtatgttTGTGAAAAGAATCAAATGGTTCTAGTTGTTTCATCGAAAAGATACGATTTAAAGAGTCAAGTGTTCAGCGAGTTGGAAGTTTTACGATTTGTGCCCATTCTCTCAATGTtcatttgtgagaaaaacgtGGATGGAAACAAAAGGTCGCTGGTTAACAAAAGATCCACGTTGTCTCAAATACACGCTTCGAAAATAATCATCGAATTGCAGTTTCATGTAGTGGCTCATGGATTGGCTTCGTGCTCTACTGTCTTTCAGTGTTCAATAATGACAGAGAAGCTGATTTTCGACTACAAATTGGTGCATTCGAGTATCACTATGCAATTAGTGTATGCCAGTACAGCTTGGTTGACGTCaccatttctttgtttcaaagTTATCGTGTGCAATAATCGTCTACCAAAGACAATCAATGGAGTAGAGCAGTGGTCATTTTATGGTTTCAATTTTGGTCAACTGCAATCCGTACAGCGAAAACCggaatttacaattttgactTTATGTGTTTCAATAGTCAAACATCATCGAGTATTCCACATTTCAATCGTTTGTTCGATTAAAGTTTCATTTCGAGCATTGGTTTCGGCGTCTCATAACGGATCAAGCAATCATTCCAGTTCGTCTTTAAGCGTGTCAAAGGCCGAACGAGTCGGAAGTTGCAAGGCTGACAGATCAGCTGGATTTATTCATCTTGCAGTAATTGTTCCAACTGCCGTTTCTTCGTATTATTGTGGTCAATTGCAGACAGTCAATGGAGTATCAATGTGTGAACAATTAGCGGAATGTTTCTCGACTTGTTTATGGAACATGAGTAGTCTTCAACATCGTTCGCTGGAGAATGAAGCGCTCCATGGTATCCGAAAACGATTATCCAAGAGATTCATCAGTCGTCGGGCAAAACCTGCCAttatgtacaacaaaaatgctGCGAATTTTGTGGACTGGATAACAGAGCTTTCTAAGGCACAGCAGAGCGCACTGAGAGAAC TCAATCCTACAACAG cttttttgtcaaatcGAGTGCGCATTTATTTCGAGACCAATGTGCAGCCTGACCGATGA
- the LOC119072214 gene encoding uncharacterized protein LOC119072214 isoform X2, with amino-acid sequence MSVAQPFVYLIRVVVVREIGCFFIKLSVDESLCSDKCEQSRSKTIDIFVNHSNLYVCEKNQMVLVVSSKRYDLKSQVFSELEVLRFVPILSMFICEKNVDGNKRSLVNKRSTLSQIHASKIIIELQFHVVAHGLASCSTVFQCSIMTEKLIFDYKLVHSSITMQLVYASTAWLTSPFLCFKVIVCNNRLPKTINGVEQWSFYGFNFGQLQSVQRKPEFTILTLCVSIVKHHRVFHISIVCSIKVSFRALVSASHNGSSNHSSSSLSVSKAERVGSCKADRSAGFIHLAVIVPTAVSSYYCGQLQTVNGVSMCEQLAECFSTCLWNMSSLQHRSLENEALHGIRKRLSKRFISRRAKPAIMYNKNAANFVDWITELSKAQQSALREQMDEIVALFTNDGVDWEFNPTTAFLSNRVRIYFETNVQPDR; translated from the exons ATGTCGGTTGCTCAaccgtttgtttatttaattcgcGTTGTAGTTGTGAGAGAAATCGGctgtttttttatcaaattatcggTCGATGAAAGTTTATGTTCCGACAAGTGCGAACAATCGCGTTCTAAGACAATAGACATTTTTgtgaatcattcaaatttgtatgttTGTGAAAAGAATCAAATGGTTCTAGTTGTTTCATCGAAAAGATACGATTTAAAGAGTCAAGTGTTCAGCGAGTTGGAAGTTTTACGATTTGTGCCCATTCTCTCAATGTtcatttgtgagaaaaacgtGGATGGAAACAAAAGGTCGCTGGTTAACAAAAGATCCACGTTGTCTCAAATACACGCTTCGAAAATAATCATCGAATTGCAGTTTCATGTAGTGGCTCATGGATTGGCTTCGTGCTCTACTGTCTTTCAGTGTTCAATAATGACAGAGAAGCTGATTTTCGACTACAAATTGGTGCATTCGAGTATCACTATGCAATTAGTGTATGCCAGTACAGCTTGGTTGACGTCaccatttctttgtttcaaagTTATCGTGTGCAATAATCGTCTACCAAAGACAATCAATGGAGTAGAGCAGTGGTCATTTTATGGTTTCAATTTTGGTCAACTGCAATCCGTACAGCGAAAACCggaatttacaattttgactTTATGTGTTTCAATAGTCAAACATCATCGAGTATTCCACATTTCAATCGTTTGTTCGATTAAAGTTTCATTTCGAGCATTGGTTTCGGCGTCTCATAACGGATCAAGCAATCATTCCAGTTCGTCTTTAAGCGTGTCAAAGGCCGAACGAGTCGGAAGTTGCAAGGCTGACAGATCAGCTGGATTTATTCATCTTGCAGTAATTGTTCCAACTGCCGTTTCTTCGTATTATTGTGGTCAATTGCAGACAGTCAATGGAGTATCAATGTGTGAACAATTAGCGGAATGTTTCTCGACTTGTTTATGGAACATGAGTAGTCTTCAACATCGTTCGCTGGAGAATGAAGCGCTCCATGGTATCCGAAAACGATTATCCAAGAGATTCATCAGTCGTCGGGCAAAACCTGCCAttatgtacaacaaaaatgctGCGAATTTTGTGGACTGGATAACAGAGCTTTCTAAGGCACAGCAGAGCGCACTGAGAGAACAAATGGACGAAATAGTCGCTTTATTTACCAACGACGGCGTCGATTGGGAATTCAATCCTACAACAGC ttttttgtcaaatcGAGTGCGCATTTATTTCGAGACCAATGTGCAGCCTGACCGATGA
- the LOC119072214 gene encoding uncharacterized protein LOC119072214 isoform X1 yields the protein MSVAQPFVYLIRVVVVREIGCFFIKLSVDESLCSDKCEQSRSKTIDIFVNHSNLYVCEKNQMVLVVSSKRYDLKSQVFSELEVLRFVPILSMFICEKNVDGNKRSLVNKRSTLSQIHASKIIIELQFHVVAHGLASCSTVFQCSIMTEKLIFDYKLVHSSITMQLVYASTAWLTSPFLCFKVIVCNNRLPKTINGVEQWSFYGFNFGQLQSVQRKPEFTILTLCVSIVKHHRVFHISIVCSIKVSFRALVSASHNGSSNHSSSSLSVSKAERVGSCKADRSAGFIHLAVIVPTAVSSYYCGQLQTVNGVSMCEQLAECFSTCLWNMSSLQHRSLENEALHGIRKRLSKRFISRRAKPAIMYNKNAANFVDWITELSKAQQSALRELNPTTASNFGGIWEAAVQSMKFHLKQIVGSSHLTFKELTILFCQIECAFISRPMCSLTDEDLNLSLFLSKFFRFIHFIFRANFISF from the exons ATGTCGGTTGCTCAaccgtttgtttatttaattcgcGTTGTAGTTGTGAGAGAAATCGGctgtttttttatcaaattatcggTCGATGAAAGTTTATGTTCCGACAAGTGCGAACAATCGCGTTCTAAGACAATAGACATTTTTgtgaatcattcaaatttgtatgttTGTGAAAAGAATCAAATGGTTCTAGTTGTTTCATCGAAAAGATACGATTTAAAGAGTCAAGTGTTCAGCGAGTTGGAAGTTTTACGATTTGTGCCCATTCTCTCAATGTtcatttgtgagaaaaacgtGGATGGAAACAAAAGGTCGCTGGTTAACAAAAGATCCACGTTGTCTCAAATACACGCTTCGAAAATAATCATCGAATTGCAGTTTCATGTAGTGGCTCATGGATTGGCTTCGTGCTCTACTGTCTTTCAGTGTTCAATAATGACAGAGAAGCTGATTTTCGACTACAAATTGGTGCATTCGAGTATCACTATGCAATTAGTGTATGCCAGTACAGCTTGGTTGACGTCaccatttctttgtttcaaagTTATCGTGTGCAATAATCGTCTACCAAAGACAATCAATGGAGTAGAGCAGTGGTCATTTTATGGTTTCAATTTTGGTCAACTGCAATCCGTACAGCGAAAACCggaatttacaattttgactTTATGTGTTTCAATAGTCAAACATCATCGAGTATTCCACATTTCAATCGTTTGTTCGATTAAAGTTTCATTTCGAGCATTGGTTTCGGCGTCTCATAACGGATCAAGCAATCATTCCAGTTCGTCTTTAAGCGTGTCAAAGGCCGAACGAGTCGGAAGTTGCAAGGCTGACAGATCAGCTGGATTTATTCATCTTGCAGTAATTGTTCCAACTGCCGTTTCTTCGTATTATTGTGGTCAATTGCAGACAGTCAATGGAGTATCAATGTGTGAACAATTAGCGGAATGTTTCTCGACTTGTTTATGGAACATGAGTAGTCTTCAACATCGTTCGCTGGAGAATGAAGCGCTCCATGGTATCCGAAAACGATTATCCAAGAGATTCATCAGTCGTCGGGCAAAACCTGCCAttatgtacaacaaaaatgctGCGAATTTTGTGGACTGGATAACAGAGCTTTCTAAGGCACAGCAGAGCGCACTGAGAGAAC TCAATCCTACAACAGCAAGTAATTTCGGAGGAATTTGGGAAGCAGCAGTGCAATCAATGAAGTTTCACCTCAAACAAATTGTTGGGTCGTCACATCTCACGTTTAAGGAGCTGacaattcttttttgtcaaatcGAGTGCGCATTTATTTCGAGACCAATGTGCAGCCTGACCGATGAGGATTTGaatttgagtttatttttgagtaaatttttccgtttcattcattttatcttccgagccaatttcatttcattttga